The DNA segment GATTCTCTTGCGGTATCATCTTCTTCGACGGATTGGGGGATCGTTTTTTGGAGGTTTGACGGGAGAGGTTGCCGGAATCTCTAAAAACAGGAGAACGGAGGTCGTATACGTTGGTGTTGAGGGGATCCGAAGAACTGCTCGGGAAAGGTCGGGCATACCGTTTCGATGGTGACGGCCAGAGAGCGATCCCAATACCCGGTGGTGAGATGTAGTGAGGATTGGGTATTTTACAAGCAGCTTTCCGCATAGGGATCCGGGAACTGACAGAGTATTAATTCCTCACGCGTACGGTGGGGTGGAGAATGGTACGTACCAATTGGCAAAGCAGATGGCGAAGAAGGGTCACGATGTTTTTGTATTTACCACATCCGACAATGGCGGAGACTCATACGAAGAATACGGTAACATCCACATCCATCGATACAGTAAGAACTTTTCCATTGGGCGGGCCCCGATCTCTTTCGGTTCGCTATATAAACCAATTATCTCGGGTATTAAACTCGATATCGTCCATGCAAGGATGGGAAACCTCCCGGTTCCGCTAACTGGTTACTGGTACTCCAGACGGCATAGCGTACCATACATCGTCTCTTATCATGGAGACTGGGATGCTACCTTTGGAAGCCCCGGTCGGAGAGTGGGCGTTTTTCTCTTTAATAATCTGTTGTGCGATTATATTTTATCAAACGCGGATAAGATAATCGCTCTTTCAAAGGAGCATGCTCATGAATCTAAAATTTTGGGAAAATATCTCGATAACATTGTAGTTATCCCGAACGGTCTGAATCCTGAGGAGTTTGAGATCCCGTATACGAAGGAGCAGTGCAGGGAGAATTTAGGTTTACCGGGAAAAGCAAAGATTATCTTGTTTTTAGGTTCGCTCACTCCGATAAAGGCACCTGACATTCTTGTAAAATCAATGAAAATTGTTCTGGATTCGATTCCGGACGCATACCTTGTTATCGCCGGCGATGGGCCGATGGAGCAAGAACTCATTGAGTTGACAGAAAGACTTGGAATCGGGGCTTCAGTTCGATTTACAGGTTTCGTCTCTGACGAGAAGAGTCAATACTATAAGGCTGCCGATATATTCGTGCTCCCATCAAGACATGAAGCATTTGGTAACGTCTTATTAGAAGCATCTGCATCCGGCCTGCCGATTGTTGTGAGTGATATCAGGAGCGTTAGAGCCATCGTCGATGAGGAGTGTAATGGCCTCTTCGCACAGATCGACGATGAGGTGGATTTTGCTCAAAAGATTGTTTATCTTTTGCGAAATGAAGTGGTCAGGAGGGAAAAGGGCGCGAATGCACGGGAAAAATGCGAACCGTTTACCTGGGACGCGATTGCGACGAAGACGGAGCGACTTTATCTGGGTGTTTTAAATGAGTGAAGATTTCTCACCAGTAATCTCTTAAGTAAAGGGAATGTGGATTTCATGGGTGTTTTGAGTGCCGGTTACGAATGATACAAAGATAGCGGTGGTGACATTTCCTGTGAGCAAGTCCGGGAGTGGGCCGCTTTTAAATCTTGCAGAAGTTCTGCTAAAACGGTCAAACAATCCGCTGTATGTTATAACCGGGAACGAGGGATCGAAGGTCGGCAACATCGATGCCAGAGTTCGAGTTACAAGTATATCTCATCGACCAAAGCAGCATATCTTCAGTAGAGGCATAGCATACGCCATTACGCAGCTAAGGATCTCGGTTTCCATACTTAAGGTGGCAAAAAGTGTTGATGCGTGGTTATTTTTTGTAGGTGGGGAACTGCTGATATTTCCGATAGTTTCCGCAAAATTAACTCGTAAACCGGTGATACTATTGTTTGCCGGTTCTCCATTGTATCAGTCAACGGTGCAAAAAAATAGGATGAGGCCGGTCATCTTCTTGATATCTACGTTTAATCGGTTATTATGCGAGAACCTTATTGTCTATAGCCCGATGCACATTTCTGAATGGAACCTCGGACGATATCGCCACAAAATCCTCATCGCCCACCGGCACTACCTCGATTTCGAGACCTTCACCGTCACCACCCCCCTACCCGACCGCCCGGCCCTCGTCGGCTACATCGGCCGGCTGAGCGGGGAAAAGGGTGTCCAGCATTTCGTCCAGGCCCTCCCCGCCATCCTCAGCGACCGGCAGGATCTCCGCGTGCTCATCGGTGGGGACGGGCAGCTAAAAGAGACGATCGAGGCCACTCTGCAAGAACAGGGAGTCTCCGCCAGCGTCGAGCTCCCGGGCTGGATCTCCCACGATGACCTCCCCCGATACCTCAACCAGCTCCGCCTCCTTGTCCTCCCCTCCTACACCGAAGGGCTCCCGAACATCATGCTCGAGGCGATGGCATGCGGAACCCCGGTGCTTGCCACACCGGTTGGGGCGGTACCGGATGTCATAGTGGATGGCGTGACAGGATTTATTATGGAGAACAACTCCCTTGAGTGCATTGCGGAGAACGTGAACCGGGCGCTGAACTCCCCGGACCTGGAGCGGATCGCGGAGGACGGGAGGCGGTTTGTGGAGGAGCATTTCACGTTTGAGCGCGTGGTTGCTCGATGGAAGGAGGTGCTTGAAGAAGTATGATCCTGGGTTGTGGGACACCTTAAGTTCATGGCGGGTTCA comes from the Methanoculleus marisnigri JR1 genome and includes:
- a CDS encoding glycosyltransferase family 4 protein, which translates into the protein MRIGYFTSSFPHRDPGTDRVLIPHAYGGVENGTYQLAKQMAKKGHDVFVFTTSDNGGDSYEEYGNIHIHRYSKNFSIGRAPISFGSLYKPIISGIKLDIVHARMGNLPVPLTGYWYSRRHSVPYIVSYHGDWDATFGSPGRRVGVFLFNNLLCDYILSNADKIIALSKEHAHESKILGKYLDNIVVIPNGLNPEEFEIPYTKEQCRENLGLPGKAKIILFLGSLTPIKAPDILVKSMKIVLDSIPDAYLVIAGDGPMEQELIELTERLGIGASVRFTGFVSDEKSQYYKAADIFVLPSRHEAFGNVLLEASASGLPIVVSDIRSVRAIVDEECNGLFAQIDDEVDFAQKIVYLLRNEVVRREKGANAREKCEPFTWDAIATKTERLYLGVLNE
- a CDS encoding glycosyltransferase family 4 protein, producing MHISEWNLGRYRHKILIAHRHYLDFETFTVTTPLPDRPALVGYIGRLSGEKGVQHFVQALPAILSDRQDLRVLIGGDGQLKETIEATLQEQGVSASVELPGWISHDDLPRYLNQLRLLVLPSYTEGLPNIMLEAMACGTPVLATPVGAVPDVIVDGVTGFIMENNSLECIAENVNRALNSPDLERIAEDGRRFVEEHFTFERVVARWKEVLEEV